The following coding sequences lie in one Haladaptatus sp. DJG-WS-42 genomic window:
- a CDS encoding cupin domain-containing protein — MKQVDFDEAETYEPDEGWRRVSLAGSDKFTFEWFEKPPGHSSPMHDHENEQVCLVLKGELTIYTEDDEVTLSQYDSVWLDAWESHRVENTGDELAVGLDVFAPGRSFDFWTDREE, encoded by the coding sequence ATGAAGCAAGTCGATTTTGACGAGGCAGAAACGTATGAACCGGACGAGGGATGGCGGCGGGTCTCGCTTGCTGGCAGTGACAAATTCACCTTCGAGTGGTTCGAGAAGCCGCCGGGCCACTCCTCACCGATGCACGACCACGAAAACGAGCAGGTCTGTCTCGTGCTCAAGGGCGAACTCACCATCTACACCGAAGACGACGAAGTCACTCTCTCTCAGTACGACTCTGTCTGGCTGGATGCGTGGGAGTCCCACCGCGTCGAGAACACGGGCGACGAACTCGCCGTCGGCCTTGACGTGTTCGCACCGGGTCGGAGCTTCGACTTCTGGACCGACCGGGAAGAATAA
- a CDS encoding fumarylacetoacetate hydrolase family protein — MRYLARSADGTPLLGDDEGFVPLSAADPTLETIEAALTQAPDGLPAPGDARAQRIPPADISFGLPLSPVKKLWGIGLNYADHAADLDEIRPEEPASFVKPPSTATGPGGPIRLPDEEVTNRVTAEAELGVVMGRTFSHVSEAEFDDVVAGFVPIIDMTSEDILEKNPRFLTRAKSFDTFLVTGPWIAVPDSPAAFLDDVSVQTVVNDEIVAENTLEGMLFKPPELVAFHSQVMTFEPGDVISTGTPGAGVIKPGDAVKAVVEPVGTLESDVK; from the coding sequence ATGCGGTATCTTGCACGCAGTGCGGACGGGACGCCACTGCTCGGTGACGACGAGGGCTTCGTGCCACTCTCCGCGGCCGATCCAACATTGGAAACCATCGAAGCTGCCTTGACGCAGGCTCCCGACGGTCTGCCTGCGCCGGGTGACGCTCGGGCACAGCGCATTCCGCCAGCAGACATTTCGTTTGGCCTGCCACTTTCCCCCGTGAAAAAGCTCTGGGGAATTGGGCTCAATTATGCAGACCACGCCGCAGACTTAGACGAGATTCGCCCCGAAGAACCCGCGAGTTTCGTGAAACCACCGAGCACTGCAACCGGCCCAGGTGGCCCGATTCGACTCCCCGACGAGGAGGTTACGAATCGCGTGACCGCAGAGGCAGAACTCGGCGTCGTCATGGGGCGGACGTTCTCGCACGTCTCCGAAGCCGAGTTCGACGATGTTGTTGCCGGATTCGTGCCCATCATCGACATGACGTCTGAGGACATCTTAGAGAAGAACCCACGATTCCTCACCCGCGCAAAGAGCTTCGATACGTTCCTCGTCACCGGGCCATGGATTGCCGTCCCAGACTCGCCTGCTGCCTTCCTCGATGACGTCTCCGTCCAGACGGTCGTAAACGACGAGATCGTCGCAGAGAACACGCTCGAGGGAATGTTGTTCAAGCCGCCAGAACTCGTGGCGTTCCACTCTCAGGTCATGACGTTCGAGCCGGGTGACGTGATTAGCACGGGGACGCCTGGGGCCGGTGTCATCAAGCCGGGCGATGCGGTCAAAGCCGTGGTCGAGCCAGTTGGCACCCTCGAAAGCGACGTGAAATAA
- a CDS encoding DUF1850 domain-containing protein: protein MRTRVAAILVACCLLVGAGATTGVTVLHIQDARTGETVGVEQLDPGQEFAIHYIHSFDKTPIHEVFVIRDGKLVQIREEFQYFAIGLEYTERDQERVGNFTVLHMEREFDSFALRVATYTNQSLVVEDEQTPLTEYADRWDTLRLSAERVSYLEYVYLKAKAKL, encoded by the coding sequence ATGCGCACCCGTGTAGCCGCCATCCTCGTCGCGTGCTGTTTACTCGTGGGTGCTGGCGCAACAACGGGTGTGACTGTTCTTCACATTCAAGACGCACGGACTGGCGAAACGGTCGGCGTCGAACAACTAGACCCCGGCCAGGAGTTCGCCATCCATTACATTCATTCGTTCGACAAAACGCCCATCCACGAAGTGTTCGTCATCAGAGATGGGAAACTCGTCCAGATACGTGAGGAGTTTCAGTACTTTGCAATTGGTCTCGAATACACCGAACGAGACCAAGAGCGGGTCGGGAACTTCACCGTCCTCCACATGGAGCGCGAGTTCGACTCGTTCGCCCTCCGGGTTGCGACGTACACCAACCAATCGCTCGTCGTCGAGGACGAACAGACGCCACTCACTGAATATGCAGACCGATGGGACACGCTCAGACTCTCTGCAGAGCGGGTTTCGTATCTCGAATATGTCTATCTCAAAGCCAAAGCAAAGCTATGA
- a CDS encoding TAXI family TRAP transporter solute-binding subunit — translation MVRGNSEHGIDRRSFLKSSAGVAAAAAIAGCSGGPGGSGGDGGDGEQQFVTIGTGGTGGVYFPLGGGMADILNNNMESVEATAESTGASVENCRLVADGEMTMALALGNAVLLAVNGEGDFDESLDLKAAFGAYQNSTQVITTKDSGIETIPDMEGKTISVGAPGSGTEVIAKELLGWYDLTYDDIDAQRLSFSETATAIQDGQVDAGFWSVAYPASSIQNLASQRDIAFVQFPDEDLDQITSEYDYYAKGTIPAGTYDGVDEDVSVPGVTNTMVVQSDMSEDLAYELTKTIFEHLDKLAEVHPAANQFEGTARAAPIELHSGSKKYFDEAGL, via the coding sequence ATGGTTCGTGGCAATTCAGAACACGGTATCGACCGCCGTAGCTTTTTAAAATCAAGTGCAGGAGTGGCCGCAGCGGCCGCAATCGCCGGCTGTTCCGGCGGGCCTGGTGGCTCTGGTGGCGACGGTGGAGACGGTGAACAGCAGTTCGTCACCATCGGCACCGGTGGCACAGGCGGTGTCTACTTCCCACTCGGTGGTGGGATGGCAGACATCCTCAACAACAACATGGAAAGCGTCGAAGCAACCGCAGAGTCAACGGGTGCCTCTGTCGAGAACTGTCGGCTCGTCGCTGACGGCGAGATGACGATGGCCCTCGCCCTCGGGAACGCCGTCCTCCTCGCTGTGAACGGCGAAGGCGACTTCGACGAGTCGCTTGACCTGAAGGCTGCGTTCGGTGCCTACCAGAACAGCACGCAGGTCATCACGACGAAAGACTCGGGCATTGAGACCATCCCGGACATGGAAGGCAAGACCATCTCCGTCGGTGCGCCCGGCTCCGGGACGGAAGTCATCGCAAAGGAACTGCTCGGCTGGTACGACCTCACGTACGACGACATCGACGCCCAACGTCTCTCCTTCTCTGAGACCGCAACGGCGATTCAGGACGGGCAGGTTGACGCTGGTTTCTGGTCGGTTGCCTACCCAGCATCCTCGATTCAGAACCTCGCAAGCCAGCGCGACATCGCGTTCGTGCAGTTCCCCGACGAAGACTTAGACCAGATCACCTCCGAGTACGACTACTACGCAAAGGGCACCATCCCAGCAGGCACCTACGACGGTGTTGACGAAGATGTGAGCGTTCCGGGCGTCACCAACACGATGGTCGTCCAGAGTGACATGAGCGAAGACCTCGCCTACGAGCTGACGAAGACCATCTTCGAGCACCTCGACAAACTCGCTGAAGTCCACCCAGCAGCCAACCAGTTCGAAGGGACGGCCCGCGCCGCACCAATCGAACTCCACTCCGGTTCCAAGAAATACTTCGACGAAGCCGGACTCTAA